In a single window of the Nocardiopsis composta genome:
- a CDS encoding acyl-CoA dehydrogenase family protein, which yields MTAVNTGASPHGDGGVDERQARAVAEAAREAEWHLPSFGKELYLGRLRLDLVHPYPPPDEEAERAGAEFLGRLSGFCSGIDAQRIEREERIPDEVVRGLKELGAFGMKIPRAYGGLGLGQVHYNRALTLVGSVSPAIGALLSAHQSIGVPQPLKAFGTEEQRREFLPRCAAGEISAFLLTEPDVGSDPARLRSTAVPVEDGSAYLLDGVKLWTTNGVVADLMVVMARVPKGPGHRGGISAFVVEGGSEGITVENRNRFMGLRGLENGVTRFHRVRVPAANLIGAEGQGLKIALSTLNTGRLSLPALCVGAGKWSTRIAREWARERVQWGRPVGRHEEIAKKIAFIASTTYAMEAMLELAGRLADDGRRDIRIEAAIAKLWASERAWEIADELVQIRGGRGYETADSLAARGERGVPAEQLLRDLRINRIFEGSTEIMHLMIAREAVDAHLSVAGDLIDPSADSAAKARALAKAGGFYASWLPGLVVGEGQRPGAFGEFGPLAGHLRFTERAARRLARSTFYGMSRWQGGMEERQAFLARLVDIGAELFAMSAAVVRAETERRAHAGDPDRARSGQELADAFCRRSRLRTEELFRALWANTDGTDAKVAERLLADRYTWLEEGALDPSTPGPLIADAAPGPTAKEDRHRRMG from the coding sequence ATGACGGCGGTGAACACAGGCGCGTCCCCCCACGGAGACGGCGGTGTCGACGAGCGGCAGGCCCGCGCCGTCGCCGAAGCCGCCCGCGAGGCCGAGTGGCACCTGCCGAGCTTCGGCAAGGAGCTCTACCTCGGCCGGCTCCGGCTCGACCTGGTCCACCCCTACCCGCCGCCGGACGAGGAGGCCGAGCGGGCCGGCGCGGAGTTCCTCGGCCGGCTGAGCGGCTTCTGCTCCGGCATCGACGCCCAGCGCATCGAGCGCGAGGAGCGGATCCCCGACGAGGTGGTCCGCGGCCTGAAGGAGCTCGGCGCGTTCGGCATGAAGATCCCCCGCGCCTACGGCGGCCTGGGGCTGGGCCAGGTCCACTACAACCGGGCGCTCACCCTGGTCGGCTCGGTCTCGCCGGCGATCGGCGCGCTGCTCTCGGCGCACCAGTCGATCGGGGTGCCGCAGCCGCTGAAGGCGTTCGGCACCGAGGAGCAGCGCCGGGAGTTCCTGCCGCGCTGCGCCGCCGGGGAGATCAGCGCGTTCCTGCTGACCGAGCCGGACGTGGGCAGCGACCCGGCGCGGCTGCGCAGCACCGCGGTGCCCGTCGAGGACGGCTCGGCCTACCTGCTGGACGGGGTGAAGCTGTGGACCACCAACGGCGTGGTCGCCGACCTGATGGTGGTGATGGCCCGGGTTCCGAAGGGCCCCGGGCACCGCGGCGGGATCAGCGCGTTCGTCGTCGAGGGCGGCTCCGAGGGCATCACGGTGGAGAACCGCAACCGGTTCATGGGGCTGCGCGGGCTGGAGAACGGCGTCACCCGCTTCCACCGGGTGCGGGTGCCCGCGGCCAACCTGATCGGCGCCGAGGGGCAGGGCCTCAAGATCGCGCTGAGCACGCTGAACACCGGGCGGCTGTCGCTGCCCGCGCTGTGCGTGGGCGCGGGCAAGTGGTCCACCCGGATCGCCCGGGAGTGGGCGCGCGAGCGGGTGCAGTGGGGCCGGCCGGTCGGCCGGCACGAGGAGATCGCCAAGAAGATCGCGTTCATCGCGTCGACCACCTACGCCATGGAGGCCATGCTGGAGCTGGCCGGCCGGCTCGCCGACGACGGCCGCCGGGACATCCGGATCGAGGCGGCCATCGCCAAGCTGTGGGCGTCGGAGCGGGCCTGGGAGATCGCCGACGAGCTGGTGCAGATCCGCGGCGGGCGCGGCTACGAGACCGCCGACTCGCTGGCCGCCCGGGGCGAGCGCGGCGTCCCCGCCGAGCAGCTCCTGCGCGACCTGCGGATCAACCGGATCTTCGAGGGGTCCACCGAGATCATGCACCTGATGATCGCCCGGGAGGCGGTGGACGCCCACCTCTCGGTCGCCGGGGACCTGATCGACCCGTCCGCGGACAGCGCCGCCAAGGCCCGCGCGCTGGCCAAGGCGGGCGGCTTCTACGCCTCCTGGCTGCCCGGGCTGGTGGTCGGCGAGGGGCAGCGCCCCGGCGCGTTCGGTGAGTTCGGGCCGCTCGCCGGGCACCTGCGGTTCACCGAGCGGGCCGCCCGCCGGCTGGCCCGGTCCACCTTCTACGGCATGTCCCGCTGGCAGGGCGGGATGGAGGAGCGGCAGGCCTTCCTGGCCCGGCTGGTCGACATCGGCGCCGAGCTGTTCGCGATGAGCGCGGCGGTGGTCCGCGCCGAGACCGAGCGCCGGGCCCACGCCGGCGACCCCGACCGGGCCCGCTCCGGCCAGGAGCTCGCCGACGCCTTCTGCCGCCGCTCCCGGCTCCGCACCGAGGAGCTGTTCCGCGCGCTGTGGGCCAACACCGACGGCACCGACGCCAAGGTGGCCGAACGCCTGCTCGCCGACCGCTACACCTGGCTGGAGGAGGGCGCCCTGGACCCGTCCACCCCTGGACCGCTGATCGCCGACGCCGCCCCCGGCCCCACCGCCAAGGAGGACCGGCACCGCCGGATGGGCTGA
- a CDS encoding sensor histidine kinase, which produces MPPGRLRSRLLIGLLAVTAVGLLVTCVVGFVTMRGFITDRIDDQVTLAAESAMVRLDNDTPPVGVEAPSPSPYLVVLMDGRTGKVTQIYGDLERDDVALERIAEVPLRRMHDRAGTQEIFDLDGRDATVPPFRATVRPRPNGLMITLVPTNEREEYPWQLVLTQLVTAVLLLGGLALAGRWLIVRGLEPLDRMATTADRISTGSDLSARMPATEKNSEVGRLAGAINTMLARLEQAFAAQRESEERVRAFAADASHELRTPLTTIRGYAELYRQGAVPEEELGGAMRRIEDEAERMSRLVGELLELARLDRGGSLHLETTDLVPVVREMVADARVVAPDREVSLEAPDRLPCRIDEARFRQVLANLLANTAEHTPPGTPVRVRLTAGPAHAALEVSDEGPGMSGEDLRRAFDRFHRGTRSPGGGSGLGLSIVAAIADAHGGDSGIASAPGAGTRVTVRFPYR; this is translated from the coding sequence ATGCCTCCGGGTAGGCTCCGCTCCCGGCTGCTCATCGGCCTGCTCGCGGTCACCGCGGTCGGCCTGCTGGTGACCTGCGTCGTCGGGTTCGTCACCATGCGCGGGTTCATCACCGACCGGATCGACGACCAGGTGACGCTGGCCGCGGAGAGCGCCATGGTGCGGCTGGACAACGACACCCCGCCGGTCGGCGTCGAGGCGCCCAGCCCCTCGCCCTACCTGGTGGTGCTGATGGACGGCCGCACCGGCAAGGTCACCCAGATCTACGGCGACCTGGAGCGGGACGACGTCGCGCTGGAGCGGATCGCCGAGGTGCCGCTGCGCCGGATGCACGACCGGGCCGGCACCCAGGAGATCTTCGACCTGGACGGCCGGGACGCCACCGTGCCGCCGTTCCGCGCCACCGTCCGGCCGCGCCCCAACGGCCTGATGATCACCCTGGTGCCGACCAACGAGCGCGAGGAGTACCCCTGGCAGCTGGTGCTGACCCAGCTGGTCACCGCGGTGCTGCTGCTCGGCGGGCTGGCGCTGGCCGGGCGCTGGCTGATCGTGCGCGGCCTGGAGCCGCTGGACCGGATGGCCACCACCGCGGACCGCATCTCCACCGGCTCCGACCTGTCCGCGCGGATGCCGGCCACCGAGAAGAACAGCGAGGTGGGCCGGCTGGCCGGGGCGATCAACACCATGCTGGCCCGGCTGGAGCAGGCCTTCGCCGCGCAGCGCGAGTCCGAGGAGCGGGTGCGCGCGTTCGCCGCCGACGCCTCGCACGAGCTGCGCACCCCGCTGACCACCATCCGCGGCTACGCCGAGCTGTACCGCCAGGGCGCGGTGCCCGAGGAGGAGCTGGGCGGGGCGATGCGCCGGATCGAGGACGAGGCGGAGCGGATGAGCCGGCTCGTCGGCGAGCTGCTGGAGCTGGCCCGGCTGGACCGCGGCGGCTCGCTGCACCTGGAGACCACCGACCTGGTGCCGGTGGTGCGCGAGATGGTCGCCGACGCCCGGGTGGTCGCCCCGGACCGGGAGGTCTCGCTGGAGGCGCCGGACCGGCTGCCCTGCCGGATCGACGAGGCCCGGTTCCGCCAGGTGCTGGCCAACCTGCTGGCCAACACCGCCGAGCACACCCCGCCCGGCACCCCGGTCCGGGTCCGGTTGACCGCGGGCCCGGCGCACGCCGCGCTGGAGGTCTCCGACGAGGGCCCGGGGATGTCCGGCGAGGACCTCCGCCGCGCCTTCGACCGGTTCCACCGCGGCACCCGCTCCCCCGGCGGCGGCTCCGGCCTGGGGCTGTCCATCGTCGCCGCGATCGCCGACGCGCACGGCGGCGACTCGGGCATCGCCTCCGCCCCGGGCGCCGGCACCCGGGTGACGGTCCGCTTCCCCTACCGCTAG
- a CDS encoding response regulator transcription factor, with the protein MADDVPPHVLVIDDEPNIRDLVRAALRFHGFTVSSAGDGATGLDCAREERPDLILLDVLLPDISGFEVCRKLRGRGDDVPVIYLTARDTPTDTVTGLSLGGDDYVTKPFSVEALIARIRALLRRTRRDASGGEGSGVRGSVGLIHYADLEIDERKWKVRRDGRPIDLSPTEFRLLAYLAGNAGQVVTRAQILENVWGGEYTGQSQVLETYISYLRRKLDRYGPPLIRTQRGVGYALRAPDAR; encoded by the coding sequence ATGGCCGACGACGTCCCGCCGCACGTGCTCGTCATCGACGACGAGCCCAACATCCGGGACCTCGTCCGCGCTGCCCTGCGCTTCCACGGCTTCACGGTCAGCTCGGCGGGGGACGGCGCCACCGGACTGGACTGCGCCCGCGAGGAGCGGCCGGACCTGATCCTGCTGGACGTGCTGCTCCCCGACATCAGCGGTTTCGAGGTCTGCCGCAAGCTGCGCGGCCGGGGCGACGACGTCCCGGTCATCTACCTCACCGCGCGGGACACCCCCACCGACACCGTCACCGGGCTCTCGCTGGGCGGCGACGACTACGTCACCAAGCCGTTCTCGGTCGAGGCGCTGATCGCCCGGATCCGCGCGCTGCTCCGCCGCACCAGGCGGGACGCCTCCGGCGGGGAGGGCTCCGGGGTCCGCGGCTCCGTCGGCCTGATCCACTACGCCGACCTGGAGATCGACGAGCGCAAGTGGAAGGTGCGCCGGGACGGCCGCCCGATCGACCTGTCGCCCACCGAGTTCCGGCTGCTCGCCTACCTGGCCGGCAACGCCGGCCAGGTGGTCACCCGCGCCCAGATCCTGGAGAACGTGTGGGGCGGGGAGTACACCGGGCAGTCCCAGGTGCTGGAGACCTACATCAGCTACCTGCGCCGCAAGCTGGACCGGTACGGCCCGCCGCTGATCCGCACCCAGCGCGGCGTCGGTTACGCGCTGCGCGCCCCGGACGCCCGGTAG
- a CDS encoding exodeoxyribonuclease III, whose product MRIATWNVNSMRARADRVSAWLERSDVDVVAVQETKCRDDQFPASVFTDLGYEVAHHGLGQWNGVALASRVGLEEVRTSFDGQPGYGEPEEAEARAVSAVCGGVRVWSLYVPNGREVDHPHYAYKLRWLEALRAEGAARLAEDPRAQIAFCGDFNVAPQDDDVWDMAAFEGKTHVTEAERQAFQELNKAGFADVVRPHAPGPGVYTFWDYQGLSFPKKKGMRIDFLLCSPALADRVTGARVDREERKGKGASDHAPVIAELD is encoded by the coding sequence GTGCGTATAGCAACCTGGAACGTCAATAGCATGCGGGCCCGCGCGGACCGGGTCTCGGCCTGGCTGGAGCGGAGCGACGTGGACGTCGTCGCCGTCCAGGAGACCAAGTGCCGGGACGACCAGTTCCCCGCCTCCGTCTTCACCGACCTCGGCTACGAGGTGGCCCATCACGGGCTGGGGCAGTGGAACGGCGTGGCGCTGGCCTCCCGGGTCGGCCTGGAGGAGGTGCGCACCTCCTTCGACGGCCAGCCCGGCTACGGCGAGCCGGAGGAAGCGGAGGCCCGGGCGGTCTCCGCGGTCTGCGGCGGCGTGCGGGTGTGGAGCCTGTACGTGCCCAACGGGCGCGAGGTGGACCACCCGCACTACGCCTACAAGCTGCGCTGGCTGGAGGCGCTGCGCGCGGAGGGCGCCGCCCGGCTGGCCGAGGATCCGCGGGCGCAGATCGCGTTCTGCGGCGACTTCAACGTGGCCCCGCAGGACGACGACGTGTGGGACATGGCCGCCTTCGAGGGCAAGACGCACGTCACCGAGGCGGAGCGGCAGGCCTTCCAGGAGCTGAACAAGGCCGGGTTCGCCGACGTGGTCCGCCCGCACGCCCCCGGCCCCGGCGTCTACACCTTCTGGGACTACCAGGGCCTGTCCTTCCCGAAGAAGAAGGGCATGCGGATCGACTTCCTGCTCTGCTCCCCGGCGCTGGCCGACCGGGTGACCGGTGCGCGGGTCGACCGGGAGGAGCGCAAGGGCAAGGGCGCCTCGGACCACGCCCCGGTCATCGCCGAGCTGGACTGA
- a CDS encoding ribokinase, translating into MAVFGSVNMDLVAYVPVRPASGETVGGTEFRQVPGGKGANQAIAASRAGGDVAFLGAVGDDSFGVQMRSALVESGVDTAALRTVPGPSGVAHIVVEASGANSIIVVPGANAAMTGLDENDRRVLEGSDALLLQLELPMEGVIAAAEAGRKAGVRTVLTPAPARDLPDELLDRVDLLVPNQHEAEAITGESDPQRAMAALLERVPEALITLGSSGSLYGVRGAEPVAVAARPVEAVDTTAAGDTFCGAFAVARAEGRGPAESMAFAAAAAALSVQRRGASTSMPERAEIDALLAG; encoded by the coding sequence ATCGCCGTCTTCGGCAGCGTCAACATGGACCTGGTCGCCTACGTGCCGGTCCGCCCGGCCAGCGGGGAGACCGTCGGCGGGACCGAGTTCCGCCAGGTCCCCGGCGGCAAGGGCGCCAACCAGGCGATCGCCGCCTCCCGGGCCGGCGGCGACGTCGCCTTCCTCGGCGCGGTCGGTGACGACTCCTTCGGTGTGCAGATGCGCAGCGCCCTGGTGGAGAGCGGCGTGGACACCGCGGCGCTGCGCACCGTCCCCGGCCCGTCCGGGGTGGCGCACATCGTGGTGGAGGCCAGCGGCGCCAACTCCATCATCGTGGTGCCCGGCGCGAACGCCGCGATGACCGGGCTGGACGAGAACGACCGCCGGGTGCTGGAGGGCAGCGACGCCCTGCTGCTCCAGCTCGAACTGCCGATGGAGGGCGTGATCGCCGCGGCCGAGGCCGGCCGCAAGGCCGGGGTGCGCACGGTGCTCACCCCCGCCCCGGCCCGGGACCTCCCCGACGAGCTGCTGGACCGGGTCGACCTGCTGGTCCCCAACCAGCACGAGGCCGAGGCGATCACCGGCGAGTCCGACCCGCAGCGGGCCATGGCGGCGCTGCTGGAGCGGGTCCCGGAGGCGCTGATCACCCTGGGTTCCTCCGGTTCGCTGTACGGCGTCCGCGGCGCCGAGCCGGTCGCGGTCGCGGCCCGGCCGGTGGAGGCGGTCGACACCACCGCGGCCGGCGACACCTTCTGCGGCGCCTTCGCGGTGGCCCGCGCCGAGGGGCGCGGCCCGGCGGAGAGCATGGCCTTCGCGGCGGCGGCCGCGGCCCTGTCCGTGCAGCGCAGGGGCGCCAGCACCTCGATGCCGGAGCGGGCCGAGATCGACGCGCTGCTGGCGGGCTGA
- a CDS encoding YceI family protein: MSDGDQHGGVPELEPGTWYIDPAHSCIIFVAHYLRFGRVQGTFGDSWGVVRVAEDPAASEVDVTIRTESLNTGVAARDRHLRSPDLLDTEAHPEMRFTGTGLERRGRGPHAFRMHGELTLHGTTRPVSLDCRWGGEAPDLQDPEGVHAHFFAADTRISLSDFGIEDVGPTPWGARVIGDTVDVVLEIRLQNADPTEWLRQIGHFA, from the coding sequence ATGTCGGACGGAGACCAACACGGCGGCGTTCCGGAACTCGAACCGGGCACCTGGTACATCGACCCGGCCCACTCCTGCATCATCTTCGTCGCGCACTACCTGCGCTTCGGCCGGGTGCAGGGCACCTTCGGCGACTCCTGGGGGGTGGTCCGGGTCGCCGAGGACCCCGCGGCCTCCGAAGTCGACGTCACCATCCGCACGGAGAGCCTGAACACCGGGGTCGCCGCCCGCGACCGGCACCTGCGCTCCCCCGACCTGCTCGACACCGAGGCTCACCCGGAGATGCGGTTCACCGGCACCGGGCTGGAGCGGCGCGGCCGCGGCCCGCACGCGTTCCGGATGCACGGGGAGCTCACCCTGCACGGCACCACCCGGCCGGTCTCGCTGGACTGCCGGTGGGGCGGTGAGGCCCCCGACCTGCAGGACCCGGAGGGCGTCCACGCCCACTTCTTCGCCGCCGACACCCGGATCTCGCTCTCCGACTTCGGCATCGAGGACGTCGGCCCGACCCCGTGGGGCGCCCGGGTCATCGGCGACACCGTCGACGTCGTCCTGGAGATCCGGCTGCAGAACGCGGACCCGACCGAGTGGCTCCGCCAGATCGGCCACTTCGCCTGA
- a CDS encoding sugar O-acetyltransferase produces MDDYFAGDPRTDWERMLAGDLYIAGGPEDERLSRRAVRLTAAYQAAFVDDPEKARPILAELLGGLGEGAFIKPPLAVDYGVHITVGRGTFVNSGLTALDVARIDIGEDCQIGPNVQLLTPTHPIDPQPRRDKLEAAEPITIGDNVWLGGGAIVLPGVTIGEDSVVGAGAVVTKDVPAGVVVVGNPARFLRSVREWD; encoded by the coding sequence ATGGACGACTACTTCGCCGGGGACCCCCGGACCGACTGGGAGCGGATGCTCGCCGGGGACCTCTACATCGCCGGCGGCCCCGAGGACGAGCGGCTGAGCCGGCGGGCCGTCCGGCTCACCGCCGCCTACCAGGCCGCCTTCGTGGACGACCCGGAGAAGGCCCGGCCGATCCTGGCCGAGCTCCTCGGCGGCCTCGGCGAGGGCGCGTTCATCAAGCCGCCGCTCGCCGTCGACTACGGGGTGCACATCACGGTCGGCCGGGGCACCTTCGTCAACTCCGGCCTCACCGCGCTGGACGTGGCCCGGATCGACATCGGCGAGGACTGCCAGATCGGTCCGAACGTCCAGCTGCTCACCCCCACCCACCCGATCGACCCGCAGCCGCGCCGGGACAAGCTGGAGGCCGCGGAGCCGATCACCATCGGCGACAACGTCTGGCTCGGCGGCGGCGCGATCGTGCTCCCGGGCGTCACCATCGGCGAGGACAGCGTCGTCGGGGCCGGAGCCGTGGTCACCAAGGACGTCCCGGCCGGCGTCGTCGTGGTCGGCAACCCCGCCCGGTTCCTCCGCTCGGTCCGGGAGTGGGATTAG
- the argS gene encoding arginine--tRNA ligase has product MADPQEVLAQRVQSAIGAAFGPEHAETDPVIRPSQFADYQANAALALAKRLGRKPREAAAEIVERLDVGDVCREVEISGPGFINLTLRDEWIAAQAQALLSDARLGVPVQERQNIPIDYSAPNVAKEMHVAHLRTTVVGDALARTLEFLGHNVVRQNHIGDWGTPFGMLIEHLLDVGEDSEEAQQLKTDPNTFYQAARAKFDSDEEFSARARKRVVSLQAGDPETLRIWQGLIELSKAYFNRVYSTLDVTLTDADLAGESMYNDMLEEVCRELEDKGLAVTSEGALCVFLDGFTGREGKPVPLIVRKSDGGYGYATTDLATIKYRVAELKADRVLYVVGAPQNLHFRMVWETARLAGWIPDGVEPVHVQIGNVLGSDGKILRTRSGKPLKLMELLDEAVQRAGAVVEENRPDLDAETRAGIARQVGIGAVKYADLSVSHDTEYVFDFDRMLALTGNTGPYLQYAQARLRSIFRKGGADPAAPAGTIAIGQPAERDLALALLGFGPAVALVGDELAPHRLCGYLFDLAQTLTAFYEHCPVLAADTPEQRDSRLALCAAALRILVQGLDLLGVQAPEQM; this is encoded by the coding sequence ATGGCCGACCCGCAAGAAGTACTCGCGCAACGGGTCCAGTCCGCGATCGGGGCCGCGTTCGGCCCCGAGCACGCCGAGACCGACCCTGTCATCCGCCCCTCCCAGTTCGCCGACTACCAGGCCAACGCCGCGCTGGCGCTGGCCAAGCGGCTCGGCCGAAAGCCGCGCGAGGCCGCGGCGGAGATCGTGGAGCGACTGGACGTCGGCGACGTGTGCCGCGAGGTCGAGATCAGCGGCCCCGGCTTCATCAACCTGACGCTGCGCGACGAGTGGATCGCCGCCCAGGCCCAGGCCCTGCTCTCCGACGCCCGGCTGGGCGTGCCGGTGCAGGAGCGGCAGAACATCCCGATCGACTACTCCGCGCCCAACGTGGCCAAGGAGATGCACGTCGCGCACCTGCGCACCACCGTGGTGGGCGACGCGCTCGCCCGCACCCTGGAGTTCCTCGGCCACAACGTCGTCCGGCAGAACCACATCGGCGACTGGGGCACCCCGTTCGGCATGCTCATCGAGCACCTGCTGGACGTCGGCGAGGACTCCGAGGAGGCGCAGCAGCTCAAGACCGACCCGAACACCTTCTACCAGGCCGCCCGGGCCAAGTTCGACTCCGACGAGGAGTTCTCCGCGCGCGCCCGCAAGCGGGTGGTCTCGCTGCAGGCCGGCGACCCGGAGACGCTGCGCATCTGGCAGGGCCTGATCGAGCTGTCCAAGGCCTACTTCAACCGGGTCTACTCCACCCTCGACGTCACCCTCACCGACGCCGACCTGGCCGGCGAGAGCATGTACAACGACATGCTCGAAGAGGTCTGCCGCGAGCTGGAGGACAAGGGCCTGGCGGTGACCAGCGAGGGCGCGCTCTGCGTCTTCCTGGACGGGTTCACCGGGCGCGAGGGCAAGCCGGTGCCGCTGATCGTCCGCAAGAGCGACGGCGGCTACGGCTACGCCACCACCGACCTGGCCACCATCAAGTACCGGGTCGCCGAGCTCAAGGCCGACCGGGTGCTCTACGTGGTGGGCGCCCCGCAGAACCTGCACTTCCGGATGGTCTGGGAGACCGCCCGGCTGGCCGGGTGGATCCCGGACGGCGTCGAGCCGGTGCACGTGCAGATCGGCAACGTGCTCGGCTCCGACGGCAAGATCCTGCGCACCCGCTCCGGCAAGCCGCTCAAGCTGATGGAGCTGCTGGACGAGGCGGTGCAGCGGGCCGGCGCCGTGGTCGAGGAGAACCGCCCCGACCTGGACGCCGAGACCCGGGCCGGGATCGCCCGCCAGGTCGGCATCGGCGCGGTGAAGTACGCCGACCTGTCGGTCTCGCACGACACCGAGTACGTGTTCGACTTCGACCGGATGCTGGCGCTGACCGGCAACACCGGCCCCTACCTGCAGTACGCCCAGGCCCGGCTGCGCTCCATCTTCCGCAAGGGCGGCGCCGACCCGGCCGCCCCGGCCGGGACCATCGCCATCGGGCAGCCTGCCGAGCGCGACCTGGCACTGGCGCTGCTCGGCTTCGGCCCGGCGGTCGCCCTGGTCGGCGACGAGCTCGCCCCGCACCGGCTCTGCGGCTACCTGTTCGACCTGGCCCAGACGCTGACCGCGTTCTACGAGCACTGCCCGGTGCTGGCCGCGGACACCCCGGAGCAGCGCGACTCCCGGCTGGCACTGTGCGCGGCCGCGCTGCGCATCCTGGTGCAGGGCCTGGACCTGCTCGGCGTGCAGGCCCCGGAGCAGATGTAG
- the plsX gene encoding phosphate acyltransferase PlsX, with the protein MTGASAGPDGGAAPVIALDAMGGDHGPAEAVRGAVAAVRAHGLRVVLVGRRAELIPILDELDALGEVPVAHAEDTLAMNEGALASWRRPRSSVAVACKLIRQGDASALVSAGSTGGVVATSTVRLRTQPGVLRAALAVTLPTGDRPTILLDAGANADAKPEMLVQFAHLGAAYAHTAYGVASPRVGMLTIGAEPGKGNRLARKTSELLTATAEDAPGLDFRGNVEGHDLLAGDVDVVVTDGFTGNVALKSVEGAVRFAFDQMRGALTSSRMAKAGALLQRKALRELRDRLDSESYGGAVLLGLNGTVVIAHGASRARGIERACLLASDLAGGRIVDQIRRRVGTAHRSTWLSRLSQHDD; encoded by the coding sequence GTGACCGGAGCATCCGCGGGGCCGGACGGCGGGGCCGCGCCGGTGATCGCCCTGGACGCCATGGGCGGCGACCACGGGCCGGCCGAGGCGGTGCGCGGCGCGGTGGCCGCCGTACGCGCGCACGGGCTGCGGGTGGTGCTGGTCGGCCGCCGGGCCGAGCTGATCCCGATCCTGGACGAGCTGGACGCGCTCGGCGAGGTGCCGGTGGCGCACGCCGAGGACACCCTGGCGATGAACGAGGGGGCGCTGGCCAGCTGGCGCCGGCCGCGCTCCAGCGTCGCGGTGGCCTGCAAGCTCATCCGGCAGGGCGACGCCTCCGCGCTGGTCTCGGCCGGGTCGACCGGCGGGGTGGTGGCCACCTCCACGGTGCGGCTGCGCACCCAGCCGGGGGTGCTGCGCGCGGCGCTCGCCGTCACCCTGCCCACCGGGGACCGCCCGACGATCCTGCTGGACGCGGGCGCCAACGCCGACGCCAAACCGGAGATGCTGGTCCAGTTCGCCCACCTGGGCGCCGCCTACGCGCACACCGCCTACGGGGTGGCCTCGCCCCGGGTCGGCATGCTGACCATCGGCGCCGAACCGGGCAAGGGCAACCGGCTCGCCCGCAAGACCTCCGAACTGCTCACCGCGACCGCCGAGGACGCCCCCGGGCTGGACTTCCGCGGCAACGTGGAGGGCCACGACCTGCTCGCCGGCGACGTGGACGTGGTGGTCACCGACGGCTTCACCGGGAACGTGGCGCTGAAGTCGGTGGAGGGCGCGGTCCGGTTCGCCTTCGACCAGATGCGCGGCGCGCTCACCTCCAGCCGGATGGCCAAGGCCGGCGCCCTGCTGCAGCGCAAGGCGCTGCGCGAGCTCCGCGACCGGCTGGACAGCGAGAGCTACGGCGGCGCGGTGCTGCTCGGCCTGAACGGCACCGTCGTCATCGCGCACGGCGCCAGCCGCGCCCGCGGCATCGAGCGCGCCTGCCTGCTCGCCTCCGACCTGGCCGGCGGCCGCATCGTCGACCAGATCAGGCGCCGCGTCGGCACCGCCCACCGCAGCACCTGGCTGTCCAGGCTGAGCCAGCACGACGACTGA